AGTTTTCCCTCAAATTTAAGATAGTATCCTAACCTCTCAATAAGTTGAGCTAACTCAGGGTGATTCATCAATGGAATGTAGAGGCCCCTTACATTAGTCCCCTGGGCCAACCGTCTCGCCAGGATGTCATCGTAAATTTTCTTGGCTTCATCGGTGAGATTCCCGCTCAAATCAGGCAAAGTCGACATCACTAATCTCCTCTATTCGTGGTAACTCCAGGACTTGACAGATTCTGTGAATGGCTCAACAGGAGTTCCAAAACGCTTGTCTGCTTTTACATCGACCAGAAAAGCTGAGTTTGATTCAAGGGCCTGTTTGAAAGCCGGCGCCAGTTCCTCGGGCTTGCGAACCGTCAGGCTATTCACTCCAAGCGATCTGGCGACCCCGGCCCAGTCGTGATCCGGCAGTGATGTCAGTGCAGCGGGTCCTGGTCCCATTTTTGAAGCTCGAAGCCAAACATTTCCAAAAGCCGCATTGTTGATTACAACGTAGACTACCGGAACATTAAACCTGGCCGCTGTCTGTATTTCCAGACCGTGCATGAGCATGCAAGCGTCGCCTGTGATCACGACACAAGGTCTGTCAGGCCTCGCCATCTTTACTCCTATTCCCGCAGGGATAGCCCAACCCATAGGGCCCAGATTCGCCGCGGAGATATAAGTTCTCGGTTCGTAGCTGACCCAGTATTGGCCTGCAAAGGCCCGGTGCGCTCCGCTGTCCACGAGAGCGATAGTCTCCCGAGGCATAGATCTTCTTAGTTCCGTCACAATGCGTGCCGGGTGAATAGGGATCGAGTCACTCGAACAATTCTCAGCGTCATAAAGACGAGGAAGCTTCCTTATACCGTCGATCCATTCCTGGCGAACAGTTTTTCCGTTTTCTAAGTAACGTAGCGAGTCATTTCGTTCGGACATCAGTCTCTCAAGAAAGGCGCCAACATCTCCTATGATAGTGGTTCCCCCTCCGCAGACTGCGTTTATAGATTCGGGAACCATATCGACCTGAAACAGCCCACGCTGGGGAACTAGCCGGGAGTTCCAGTGCATCGTGTCTCTCTCATTAAGACTTGATCCCAAGACCATTAGCAATTCCAGATCATTAGACAAAATCGTCGTCGAGGCGTGTCTGGTCCCTGCGTAACCGAACACTCCGAGAGAAAGTTGGTGATCCTCAGGAAAAACACCCTTGGCCTTGAGTGTGGTTGCGACAGGGATCTGAAAAGTCTCGGCAAATTTTAGCAATCCTTTTGAAGCGTCTGAGTCTTCGGCGCCATTTCCCGCAAGAATAGCGATTTTGTCGGCCCTCTTGTCGAAATCCTTACCCGGAGCCACTTTAGCCCAGAAACGATCGGTAGCTACGACGTCCAATATTTTCGGTTCCCTCAGCGATCTGTCCAAACGCTGATGAACCACAGATATATCAGCTTCTTGTACATCATGCGGCAAGCTCAAGTGAACCGGGCTCTTGCGTCGACCAAACATGGTAGCCAGCGCTTTGCGAAAATGGTGATTAAGCAAAAGTGGGTTCTCCACACTGAGAGACATTGCGGTGACAGGTTGGAGAATTTCCGTGTCATTAAAACTCGACGCGCTTGCGTCTTGAAACTGACCAAGTCCTTCCATGGAAGTGGAAACCTCACCACTAAGAACTAGCACAGGGGACTCGTCAGTCCACGCGGTGGAGACCGCAGTCGTCATATTTGTCAAACCAGGCCCCCCGATGGCCATACAAACGCCAAAATTACTACTTGCGCGGGAATATCCATCGGCCATGTAACAGGCGCCGCCCTCTTGAGCCGCTACTATTGGCCTTATTTGAGATGTGCTCTCAAATGCGTTCAGGAAAGGATCTATCAAGCCTCCAGGAACAAAAAAAAGAGCGTCAATTCCTTCCGCTGCAAGGGCTTGTAATATGTAATGAGTCCCTTTCATTTTGATCTCCTCTAAATTTAAGTCCTCGATGCATATCGGGGCCTTTCTTGAGAATTTGGCGTCTCTGCATAATATGCTAGACGCCTTTTTTCATATAAGGTTTCGACACCGACCTACAAATTGGAATGTGTTAATTGGCTAACAGGACAGAAAAACAGGGTGGGACGATCAACTACCTGGAAGTAGCGTTATCGAGTGGGATCCAATCATTGGCGCGATTGATATTTGACAGACTACTATGTCTTGCTTACTGAGGCAATTCCATGAAAGGGTTTGACTGCAGATTCATTGAGCCTTCGGCCAAGAAAAGCCATATTCCAGTGGTAAACTTCACAGGATTCACAAGATTTGTCACAGATGAATTCATCGTCCTTGACGAACAGAGAGTGAAGCTTCCCCTTAATCAGCCAGCATGACCTTCCATAATGCGGGTAAACGCTACACTGCTCCTTGTGTGCGCATTCCTGAATATCCCAACACCTGTCAAAACGATCCATCTTGCGTCTCCTACGATAAAATTGGGGCCGATGTCACTGCATCCTCATTCTGTTTTTTTGGGGGGACGGCTCCTTTATTGCCACACCGACCTGTTTAAGCAATATCGAGGCCACCTTCCTAACTCATCATTATATTAGCTAGTTACATGTCATAAATGTTGAGCGGAATGCCTTTCCCGGTGTCAGATCTTTTTACAGGCTGTCAAAGCTGATGGTCCATGGTGGGGTTATCAAATTTTTGTTGACAAAATATCCGGATTAATTATCTTGTATACAAGAGGTTTCAATGGTTACAAACGAAGAGTGCATAGTATTTTTACTGGCAAAAGCTTACCAGTTGGCCCACTCAAACATGAAAAGGCATCTTTCTACTTATGGGCTAACCCCTGTACAGACTCTTGTTCTGGAGGCCATAAGACGGGAAGAAGGGTCATCAGCCACTGATATCGGCAAAAAGCTTTCCCTGGACAGCGCTACGTTGTCTGGTGTGCTGGATCGTATGGCCGAGAGAGATTGGGTGATCAAGGAGGTGGACAAGGAGGATAAACGCTCACTGAGGCTGTATTTGGGAGAAAAGGCCAGGGTCCATGAGAATGAACTTATCTTGGCGAGAGAACGTTCGAATGAAGAAATCCTGAAAGGCTTTTCAATCGAAGAAAGGGTCCTCTTGAAAAGGCTTCTTAAAGATATGAACCGTTAAATTCCGAGCATTTCTTTAGCATACAAAATATACGACCTTTTTGTTGTGGCGCTGCGGTTTTTGACCGCAGATTTATCCTTATTCAGAGGTGATTAAAATAAGATGTCCATACACCTGTACCAAGATCTGCGTGAGCAGATGGATCAGTATTCCATTGGATTCCCGTCTACCGAGTCTGGAGTTGAAATTCAGATCCTTAAAAAACTGTTCAACGAAGACGAAGCTGGAATGTATCTGAACCTGAGTATGATGCTCGAGACAGCTCAAGACATAGCCGCACGCATTGGAATGGACGAGACCAACGCCAGTAAGCTCCTCGATACAATGTTTGAAAAAGGACTGATTTTTAGAACCAAGAAAGCTGGCGTGGTGAAGTACGGGGCCGCTCCTTTCGTGGTTGGTTCTTTTGAACACCAAGTCAAGAGCATGGACAAGGAATTTGCCGAACTGTTTGAACGCTATTTCGTGGAGGCGTTTGGTAAAGACGGATTAGCCCATGCCGCTCCGATGAGGACGGTACCGGTAAACAAGTC
The genomic region above belongs to Desulfomonilaceae bacterium and contains:
- a CDS encoding thiamine pyrophosphate-binding protein, with product MKGTHYILQALAAEGIDALFFVPGGLIDPFLNAFESTSQIRPIVAAQEGGACYMADGYSRASSNFGVCMAIGGPGLTNMTTAVSTAWTDESPVLVLSGEVSTSMEGLGQFQDASASSFNDTEILQPVTAMSLSVENPLLLNHHFRKALATMFGRRKSPVHLSLPHDVQEADISVVHQRLDRSLREPKILDVVATDRFWAKVAPGKDFDKRADKIAILAGNGAEDSDASKGLLKFAETFQIPVATTLKAKGVFPEDHQLSLGVFGYAGTRHASTTILSNDLELLMVLGSSLNERDTMHWNSRLVPQRGLFQVDMVPESINAVCGGGTTIIGDVGAFLERLMSERNDSLRYLENGKTVRQEWIDGIRKLPRLYDAENCSSDSIPIHPARIVTELRRSMPRETIALVDSGAHRAFAGQYWVSYEPRTYISAANLGPMGWAIPAGIGVKMARPDRPCVVITGDACMLMHGLEIQTAARFNVPVVYVVINNAAFGNVWLRASKMGPGPAALTSLPDHDWAGVARSLGVNSLTVRKPEELAPAFKQALESNSAFLVDVKADKRFGTPVEPFTESVKSWSYHE
- a CDS encoding MarR family transcriptional regulator encodes the protein MVTNEECIVFLLAKAYQLAHSNMKRHLSTYGLTPVQTLVLEAIRREEGSSATDIGKKLSLDSATLSGVLDRMAERDWVIKEVDKEDKRSLRLYLGEKARVHENELILARERSNEEILKGFSIEERVLLKRLLKDMNR